CATGTAGCGTAACTGGATGATACGATGATCATGAAGGGGTCTTGGCTTTAGACAAGCTCTAGCtattgtagtttttattttaaggcaGTTAAACAGGATTATGCTGTAAAAGAACAACCAGGTGAACACCTGACTAGAGTTCAGTACCAACTTATTTATGACGAAACAAACATATTTCATTTGAAGCTCCCACATCATTGCTTTGATTTCCAACCTGTTATATTCATCCATTAAAACCAATTTAATTGTGACTCAAATGTTGTGAAGAAATTAACttcaaaaaggatttttttaaaaactattattactatttattttaattgggaCACCACAGCCATTTTGTCTTTGCTACAGTGATGTTCTGGAACAATGATTCCTGGTATACCGTATTCACTTATTTAGCTCCTTTCATACTAATACAATGAGGAGCAAACTGGCCATACTGGCTAAGAAAGGATGAGTTTGTAGAACATGTactgaaaacacattaaggtcagaatgtttttcttacattgaTCCGGTCATAATGGAAGAATGATGAATCGTGGGGCACCCCGTCCACTTCGGCCGTCtccatgtttgtgtttggttgtttaTGATAATTCACCAGCCTCCCCAGTGAGCCATCCTCACTGGAAGCGTCGATGCTGCAGGAATCACAAACAGCTCGTTGGAAATGTTCACAAAAATGatgcttcagaaaaacaagacaTAACATCTGAACATGTGATAAAAATGTAGATACTGACCAATAATCAGCTTCTTTGTGAGTGAAAATATACATGTGCTCATTCATTTTTGTTCCAAAGTTCCCAGAGGCTCCCTATTTAAATAACTTTCCTCTGTATTCCAGAATGAATGAGCCTTTTGAAATGGAACCTTTAGCAAACACTCCTCggccttaaaaagaaaaaatgctgtttaaatattttaaacaagaaCAAGACTAATTTCCTACCATATGTCAAGCAGTGTTATCTTCATAAATCAAACTAGCCAACTGAGCCTCTCCTGTCACAACACATAAAATCTGTCTCATCTTTCAACATCATGCAGAAAATGCAGCAATTAAACCTGCAGATCTGCAGGACTACAAACAACCTGCATGAGATCAGACGGCAAATAGAGGAAGACTTTCAGAAACAGTTCAAGGGGCGTATAGCAGGAAGTAAGGAGTATGTCAGGCCAGTGTCTCCATGACAACCTGGACCTGAACATCTCTAAAACCAAGGTGTTTGttctgctctgctgctgcaCGTGTTGCACTGTGCTTCTGATTTGCAGATGCATTACGAATATGGTTACAGCTTAGATGTTGGCAAACGTGCCGACTCCCACAGTGGTTCCTTCGGCACCTCTTTAACAACTCTGTGTACGTTTTTTATGACATAGCTCGTCTCTTTGATTCAGATTTGGATGATTTGGATTTCTTGGATATGTCCACATGATTCCAGCCGTAAGCACGTTGGTGCTGTTAGTGGTACATGATATACAGGTTACGCCTGCTGGACTGAGATATATCTGCAGGCATTCGGTCTTTTCTCTGAGAATCACCAGTACGTTCAGTAGATTTcccttttccttccttttttcttgCAGCTGTATTAATACAGAATATGGTACAGTATACAGCGATGACACCTAGCTAGACATCTAGACTTCTGTCTTCTGTTGTGTTGATAGTGTGTCATATAAAAAGCAACATGCCATTTGACCTTGAGGAACACTGCTGCCTTCTACTGACTGGTGCCATTCTGATCAGAATTCAAGATTTATCTTTGAAACTTATACCTCGGTTCTTATCCTGTCTTTGTAAACAAAAGTTTCCACAACAGTCCCCAGGACACAGCGATTACTTTAAATCTTCTGATGATAGTATATAGGCAAgccaagtttatttgtatagcacatttaatgtacaagacaattcaaagtgctttaaatgaaacattaaaagcattacagcagggtgcaggaagcaataacacgtgcaataaaaacaaactttctaaCAAATAAcatgaattaaataaacaatagaaagaaaaatagataaaatgaaacaaagttcCAGTGCGAGGAACTAACAGTTGTTTTTATAATAGGCAGCAAATAGTAtattttttaaccctgatttaaaactgctgagtttcagAAGACCTGCacttttctgggagtttgttccacgtttgaggagcataaaagtcagtttcaacataaaaaaaaatctggctcAATAAAAGGCATCATCGATTATCTCTCATGGGGAATAATAAGACGGAATTCTGTCAGTTGTACTGTGAGGAAAACGTCGGGCCTTTAACGGTGCGACAGTAACGGTGCGCCGCAGTTAACGGTTCCAACTGCGGCGATCCAGGTACGTTCAAGGTGGTCATTTGGTGCTTACCGTCAGATGTACAGAGTAAGAACAAAACAATTATATGCACCCTTCAATAAGATTAAAGCACGATTTTTAATTGATcttgttttaatattaattCCCGAGCATTTGATTGTGGATCAGTTGTATATGCTAATGTTGAAGATAGCTAAGCTAGCTCGTTAACTGTAGAAGAAATCTGTATGTTCTGCGATTAGTATTCATAGTGATTGTTCAATGTCAGCATTTTATTTGACAATTTTAATATTCATAGTtgaatttttaagaaaaatgtggGCTACATCTACTTATTAGTTATATTTATGGACTTTGTCGAGCACTTTTTCCTCAAGTGTGAAACCAGGTTAGAGAGCGACTCTGTAGAGGAAGCGTTATTACAGCTAAGTTAGCATGATGCTACCAAAGTATGTGAAGCTGCACCTAAAACAGGACCTTTCTCTTAACAGCTGCAGAGACAAGCATGGATGGTTCTGAGAAATCACTCCCTGACACCATTAACCCCAATAATTTCCCTGCCAAACTGTGGCTGCTGGTAAACAACCCGACCATCAAAGCCATCGACTGGGACAGCCGCGGCGAGGCCATCGTCATCGATCAGAAGCTGTTTGAGAAACAGATCCTGTCCCCCAACAGCGTAAACTCAAACGAAACTTTCTTCAAAACCACTAATTTCTCAAGTTTCGTACGTCAGCTTAATCTGTACGGCTTTAGGAAAGGCGAGCTAGCTATGAGCGATGAAACAGCAGTATACAGTGGGACgtttcattatttttacaacCCAAACTTTCAGCGAGACCACCCAGAACTTGTCTCGAGCCTTAGGAGGCTCACTGTGGACAATAAAGCTAAGATTAAAGCTGGTCTGGAGGTCAACTGTCGGCTTCAGAATCATTACCAGAAATTACATGGAGGAGGTGATACCAAGGATCTAAAAAGAAGTACGTCAGCTTTCTCTATTtcatatgaataaatatttcagtCAGAGCATCCTGCAGAAGTCACACAGAAGTGCTTTCTAACAGGTGATGTTATGCTGTGTTTGTTGCAGGAAGCACATCTCCTCTCAACCCCACACATCAGGATTCACCTCATCCATGTCATCCTAATAAATTCCACGTCACCAAAGTACACAGTGGAACCCCAGTCCCACCTCAACACCTGAGTAGGGGTCATGGTGCAGCCCTCTCTCCTAACATCTTTCCTGCAGCCAAAGGAATACCAGCGTCTTTAAGCCAGTACTACACTGTAGCAGCCACAACCTCCAATGTCATGCACATTCAGCAGGGTTTGCCTACCCATTCAAGCAATGGAAATCCAAATTTCACCAGTTTTAATTCTCCGACTACCCCGCATCAGCCTGGCTACTACCCCTCAGGTAAGAATGAGTTGTGGGTGGATTAGGTTAGAAACCAGCCTCGTAAGCAGAGCTGGAGTGGGACCAATTTTCTGCCTAGAAGTTTCATATCCAAGCCTAATCCGGTTCTTTTTGATTCAGAATGAAGTGAACAAGTTAAAAAGGCTTAACATCCTGAAactttttaagtgttgttttacATCActttttatcattatcattatcttttctttttttgcacctTGAACAGCGCTTTCTGTGCATTTTCCCCATTTCAGAACATTTGTGTCACTACAACAGCAATTCCAAGCTGGAGTCCAACGGTATGGTGTCTACCACCTTTTAAAACTTGTGAAGCCTCTGTCCTCTATTGGAATCCAGTGTCACAAATGTATAGACTGAAATGTGTATATGTCAGGCAGATTGGTTGTCAAAGCAGCATTTCTTTTTAACTATAACACCAGCAGTAAAAGCTGCCTGTCTGGGTTGCTGCTTGGCCTCTCTGGCTCTGCTTCTGTACTGAAATGTCTTTACAGGAATCTGCTGTATGTCttcatttaatattatttgAGTGTTAAATGCAAATATGCAGGAAAAATGCTTAATTTGatgatttaaaatttattctgatttattttgttactCTTGAAGTTTGCCGTTGCTGCCATCCAAACCTTGTGTCGCCACATATAGTAGGTCTTCAAAAAGGGTGGTTTTCTCCCCAAAGTTTTTACCAGGTTGGTACATAGCAGTGCttttgctgtatttatttaatttttttatatacaagTGACTGGTCACTACAAATCATTTATATTAagaataaatgtatattaaacatgttctatctctaaataattatttttgtctattttagGGAGGGTACCCTGTGAAGTTGTTTGAAGACAACCAGGAATTACAACGGGAGGAAAACCAGGAGGGGAAAAAACGTGACATTAACTTGGATGCAATTTTTCAGATTGCAGATGAGGTGATGCAAACGTCCTCTAATACCTGTCTGGTTAAAGTTGAGACCCCTGAGAAAAAGGTCCCAGTGTTTGGGATTGCCTCCAACTCTAGTAATGCAGCAGTGTTTGAAAACAGTGGAAGAAACACCAAACCTGTCCAAGTGTTGAGCAGTTGTCCTGTAACCACACAGTCACAGGAAGTGGAGTCAGTGACTTCAGAGCTATATGAGGTAAGCATCTACATCCAACACATCCTGAAGGGACtgaacatctttttttattaaggagagaaagattaaaaatcaaaccatatgttaaaaaaatttggAAAGAATGGCTTATTGAGGTGTAGCATCTCATGTTGTGGGGTTTAATGAAAACGTGAGGTCTGGCAAACAGCATCATTTCTGCAGAACGCGTATTTCTATGTTTGAAAGTGTGCAACAGAACATTACATTATTTCCTGTGATCTTTCTCTGTGTCGTGGCAAGGTTACCACTGATCAAGTAAATGATGAAATCATAAGTGTTGAGATCAGTTACAACGGCAGTGACACCAGTCAGGATTAAACAGCACAGGAAGTACACCAGGTCAGTAGGAAAGAGATGACTGAACCTTTTACGGAGGATATTCAGAGTCAAGCTAGTGGAGGGAAagtgtttccatgtttttttttttggcaagcTCTCACCAATGACTTTATCTACCATCAGCCAcatctttaatttaaatctgaGTCTGTGGATTTGTTGGCATGTTCTCACCATCTGATGTTAAGTTCTCACAGTAATTGATGCTGGAAAATTGATCGATTTGTTCTAatacaaatttaatttattttattttattttttgccaaagTAGTAGAATATTGTACTTTTTCAATTGTACAgttgtgtttgtctttatatGCAAAGAGTTtagatatttaataatttaaagtattttttttctcttgtacaCTGAATTGTTTGTACAtctgtacattttaaaaaacatatagtAGGCTTTATGTATTCTTTTTAAACAGTATTCTTTCATGTCTTTTggtatttagtttattttaactcaAGCTTCtccattttaatatgcatttttaaaatatgtaaaacagaacagtgctGTGCATTGTAACAAGCTTGTGTAAAGTACATTTCTAAATATAAgcttttaaaattgtgtttaaaaaacaattacCCAAATgtagttttgctttgtttccttTGAGGTGCTGTGCAGGTGATGGTGGTTTTTAAcccacctttttatttttcactgcaTCTCCTCATGGTGtaactctttttaaaaacttgtaaAAACCTGTATCTGTCATTTTGCTTAGAGAACTTGGACAAAGCACCGatattattaaaatgaactagAATTAGCAACTGATGGTTTATTTCTGTGTAATTCATGACAAACGTCCCGGGTGTTCTGTGGACACTAGGTGGCGCCATTCTCATATTTCTGATGAGTAGCTCCGCCCTCGACGTCTTCGCAACGCTGCCTTCAGGTACCACTCGGAAATTGCTTATTCACCAACAGattaattttataaacattaaaaaaaatctccttaTACTTTTTATTGGCATTGGCACATAGaccatttttaataattatttttagattagatgcaacttttttttaaattgtaactTTATTGTAACCGAGCGGATAATATAACAGTAACAACATGTAATAGTTGTATCATAAACTATTTACAtagtttaactttatttaatttactatatttaattttttaaattatttttttgtcagtgaAGTATTGATAAAATCGTTATCTCCGTTGGCACCTGAAGGCAGCACGACAGCGAGCAGGTAGAGTGACAATGAGATCCCAGGGGAGCGACAGAGAGTCCGGGAAATAAACTTTTGGGACGATGTCATAACTGTACACTCTGTCTCTCCACACTATCAACTTTAAATGAAGACTGTGGACTCTGGACCACTGTTATTTCGCACTTTCTTGCAGCGTTTTTCCCCCTGTACTCGCTTATAATTTTGATAAACAATTCATCTCGGGATCTCAGGAGGATCGTCTCTAATTTTCCCACTGTGCAGCGGAGGCTCTGAAATCTGGAAAAAGCCAGTCTCTTTGGGTTTGGAATAAGTTTTAAATGAGGACCGACTGAAAAAACTGCATTGATACTAGTTTACAGAAGCCGCTAGTGTTTGGGACCTGGTTTAATTACAGAGTTATAAGTGAAGTGAGACGACGGTCCGTTTGCTTTGGTTAATAATTATATAGAATTTAAGAGTTTCTTCTAGGATATTTTTCGCAATTCCACGGTtgttaaaaaaggaagaaagagaaagaaaaatcttgCACAACTTTTCGGCACCGCATTGATCCCGCAGCATGCCTGATATCTGCGGCGGCAACCTGTAGCCCAGGCTTTGAAGTTCAAGTCGTCGTTCCGCAGagtttttggtggatttatCCAGAACATGTGGCGCCCATGGGACGGACTCTGTTCTAACACTTTATAAGCTTGATTTTGGTCTCAAAAACGTGTTTAAAAGATACAGCGAGTGGCGTGCACTGTCATTAAACACATACACTGAGCAAGACCTGTCCAGGAAAGGAAGGATACAGCAGTTCAGGCTGAACgcaaacacactgaaaatggGGACATCAGTTGTCTGTCGGATGGAGAACAGACTTCTGGAAATCAGTGCACACTTTAGGTTCTAAGAACACGGATCGTCTTCATGGTGCATCGATGCAGGCAGAGCTCCACCACCCACACTAATGACACTGGATACAAGTTCATTAGAGCTCGTTGTATCATGGAAGATATCCGCTTTCTGGCTCCACATGCATTCCTACAACCTGCAGTTTGATTATTAACTGGTGCTGAATGGAAGTTTTAGGACGCTCAAGTCGGAGTTGCGATGGCAAGCGTCCAGATTTAAAAGTTTGGAATTTATCTGTTCAGCTGTAGTAATCGAAGCCAGAAAAAAGAGGTGAAACTTACACAAAgaactttaaatattttgaacGCTTTGTTTATCCGCGGTGCCTGCCTGCTTTGAAGTCCAACCATGTGCGGCCGAGCACCGCCGCTACAGCCGAGGCCATGACCGTCCCTCAGCGGAGCCTGTCCGGGCTCTGGGTGCTCATGGCGGCCCTGCAGCTGGTGCTGGGCCAGCAGGTCCTGGAGCACGAGCGGCCGGCCCTCCGAGCGGTCATCAAGGTGACACTGGTAAAGCACGAGCCGACGGGAAAGCCATTCATTTTGGAAGGAGAGTTCGTGGGAGGAAGTGCCGGCAAAGCGGAGGGAAAACTAATGCAGGTAAGGTGTCATTAAAAACTACATGGTGAGACCTGATCATGCTTCCCACTTATCCCCAAAAACAGTCCACCTTGGCACCTAAAGCAGATCAATTTAAGAGTTTCTGCTGGCGACCACATGAGTGGCACATTGTAAAGTGGGAATGACAGCTTTATCATGAACACACTTATCCTGATCGGATGAAAAATCCTGTAAATGGTTTCATGTCTTGGGGACCCTTCAAAAGTCAAAACTCATTGGTTAAGTGAGGTccatgtaaaagaaagaaagaaaaaagacacgAGTTCGACTTAAAACACTCACCACTCCGTTACTGTGGAGTAATTTTTAGGCCCACTGCACCTGCATTCACCTCTGGTAATGATATCAGCACCTGTGTTAGTATCTAAGTGACTGTGTTGAGTTAATGTGAGCAGATCACCAAGTCACACTTTCCACTGAGTACACGATGACAGAAATTCTTAGTCCGTTTAACAATAGTAATAACTGTGTTGATAAGCTTGGTTTGTTTTGATTATATTTTGAGGTACTTCTGGAAAAACATGCTGACTGAAGTTTGCCAACATTTATAGGTGTATCTTGTTTAACATGACAACTTTGATTTGCCGTAACTATTTTTGGAATCTAAAACTCATGCTGTGCAGTTAATATCAAGGTGTGGTCAAAGACTTTTTAAGTACCAGTTGATCATGTTGAGACCCATGTaagctgcccccccccccccccccccccccctccaacaaacacacacacacacacacaattaaaaaaaaatggcattagccatttaaatgtgaaatatgtGGTCCATTCAGTGCGCATATTTAGGATTCATGAGTGGATTAAGGCCTTAAAGCTCAGCTGTGTCAAGTTATTTACTGTCTCCTAAGAAACTGGACGACAGATATGAGGTACTGCAAGATCTTGTCTCTCCTCACTCACCAGGTGTCTGGAGAGTGTGTGAATAGTGAGCCCAGATGCCTCAGTTTGCCATAATTGATAAGGCTTTACATGGCTTGGTCATGGAGAAAGCCCGCATTAGACATGGTGAAAAGCTTCTGCTGTTTTCCTTCTGCTTTAAGCTGATCTGACTTTACTGTTTCTGTGTGGGATGTTGACAACATGTTACGGATGCATATCTCCACACGCTGCTGAGATCAAAGCCACTTCCAGTTCTCTGGGATTTCCAACTTTCTTTAAGTCTCTCCAATACAAAAAAACCTTGCGGTCTTTGAGTGATGGGGTTTGATAGAGGATAAATACAAGTTATGATCTAATATTTCCCAAAAGGTGTGAAAGAAGGTGTCACATTTAAGTTGATAATTCTTATTCAGCTGTCAGAATGATGGTTGCCTGATTCCCTCTTTTTTGCTTCAAAGTCACTCCCTCAGTACCCCtactgttttgttatgttttcttgtttgcatAAATCAGATCATTGACTGTGGTTCTGTCCAAGACAAGGAGGTTATGTAGTATTTGTGGCAGACCCTCTATTCCAAAGCTGTTCTCACAGTGCATAGAGGTGGTGTCATCCTGCAGGATGCTCTATGCTCTTTGTTGCAGTGTAGGCCTGTTCAAACAGGTCTCTTTTTTTTGCCTCTGCAGGCAGCTTTATGGTTCCACTTTATGCTGTTGTCTTCCActggatgaagaggatgaaggccAGGAAGTTCCATGGATAGATTGTGCAGTCTCTGTCCTAGTTTCTGCTCTCTTCCCTGTTTTAGCAcataaacaaaagagaaattgaTCAATACATGTTCATATAAATGTTAATTCCTGCAGAAATTCTTGGCTGGCATGCTCGAGAAGTTTTAACAGCTCTGAGCTACACCGATACCCATCAACAAACTTTAGATTATCTCCTGGTTGTAGTCAGTTTTCACTTGTAAAGTGAGGCAGTGTCCTCTTTTAATTGTCACATCCTGTGCTGATCATGCTGGCTAACATGAGTGGGACAAATTCCGACTGCTTGGGATAAAAGGAGTTCACAGTTTTCTTCAGTGTATCCAAATCATGAGACTTTACTTTGGTACGTATCTCCCTCTGATCTATTAAACTGTGATTTCCCTGGAAGTGTGCCCTGTCCTCTGAATGAACAAGTTCATTGGAACACTAGCTGGGGTCTGGCCAGCAGTATTTGGACAAATACAAGTACTGAGGAATTTTGACTCTCTCTCCCTTCCAAAATGAAGCTTAGTGATCAGTGGAGAAGTCTGAAGGCTTCTCAGATAATGCCAAACCTTGGGAGGATTGTTGCTGAACCTTCCTCAGGTCTCCATTGAGAAAAAGAGATGGAGTTTATAAATCCTCTTAACGTCCACAGAGCCCAATTATAGAACATCATTAAAGCTCCACCTATTTCCACTTAAAGCCATCTtgactttcttttcttccttttcagcATTGTGTTTTTTGGGTCTTTGTTCTTTGAGTTGTTGTATTGACCTGCTAGAGCTCCCTAAGATACATCAGCTATAATTAAGGCCGGCCGTTGACCGAACACCAGTTAACTCTGCACCACTTCACATTCTTTTGTTTCCCCTCTCTGTGTCCCAAAAGGTACTGAAAGCCTCCTAGTCTCTCtcttttgctctctctctctgtccacCACCCCGGAGCCCTCACCCATTCGAGGCTGCTATCTGAGCACACCCCTTTCCCTCAACCCTCAGCACAAGTCGTTTGGGAACAAGGGATGGGAGGGCGGAGGGGGTGCTGAGGGAAAACATCAAAGTGTGTCCAGTTCCGAACGTGAGCTGAGATGATTAAAAGCTGAGATTGTTTACACTGCACTTCCCATATGGgccctctcctccccctccctgTAGATTTCCTGTCCATACTTCCTATCTCCCTGGATGAGATAACAGCAGGTCCAGGGCTCCTCAGAGCCCGTTGCTGCTCTACATTTGCAGGGGGTGTAGCCTTACATAGTTTAACTCCTGATGGTGGCATCACATGCATGCAGatcaaaattatataaattctTCCAGGgttaaaaaatttgttttaaaatgaagtctCTGTCATAATATTAGGGTCAAGTTGTTTACTTTTAATCTGGGACAAAGGACTTCACACTTTTACTTTGATTTCCACCAATTGTTTGCTTGTATCTGGATAAAACTTGAGGTGTTGACCCCCTACATTTAGCAAACAGATTCATCCTCGTGCATCTTGTTCTCATACGGTGACAGTAAAGAGGCTcgctctgattttttttttttttttttttttttgcaggagtTGATATTGACACCATATGAGACTTCAACCTAAACAGTAGAATCAGGTCCCCTGAATTCATCCCATCTGCCTCTTGGTAACACCAGCAGTTACAAGAAGTTATGAATAAATTCGCCAAAAGC
The sequence above is a segment of the Melanotaenia boesemani isolate fMelBoe1 chromosome 15, fMelBoe1.pri, whole genome shotgun sequence genome. Coding sequences within it:
- the hsf5 gene encoding heat shock factor protein 5 produces the protein MDGSEKSLPDTINPNNFPAKLWLLVNNPTIKAIDWDSRGEAIVIDQKLFEKQILSPNSVNSNETFFKTTNFSSFVRQLNLYGFRKGELAMSDETAVYSGTFHYFYNPNFQRDHPELVSSLRRLTVDNKAKIKAGLEVNCRLQNHYQKLHGGGDTKDLKRRSTSPLNPTHQDSPHPCHPNKFHVTKVHSGTPVPPQHLSRGHGAALSPNIFPAAKGIPASLSQYYTVAATTSNVMHIQQGLPTHSSNGNPNFTSFNSPTTPHQPGYYPSVCRCCHPNLVSPHIVGLQKGWFSPQSFYQGGYPVKLFEDNQELQREENQEGKKRDINLDAIFQIADEVMQTSSNTCLVKVETPEKKVPVFGIASNSSNAAVFENSGRNTKPVQVLSSCPVTTQSQEVESVTSELYEVTTDQVNDEIISVEISYNGSDTSQD